GTAGAAAGCGAGGCGGCCAATGAGGACGGGACATCTGGCTAGAGGAGGGGAATTGTAACGTCACCTCGCGAACACGCACAGACACGGCGCACTTTACTTGCTTTAGTCTGAACTATGAATAAATAACCCGCTCTCCACCCTCAAAatttctgctctctctctctctctcaacaaaAATGGCGGATTTCCCTCCAAACTTGGACGACGGAGAACTGTGGCTGCCCTCTGACATCTTCCCGGAAGAAGCCGCCTTTCGACGCCGCCTgcagccgccgccgccgcctccgccgccgccgccgctttCAAACCGGCCTCAACACTTTGCCGCCTTGTCTTTCCTCGACCCTAACCGCCCTGCCCCAACCCAAAACCTCGTTAAACATTGTCCTCCCCCTCAGGTTACCCCTTCtctctgtttttgttttcatttttaatagataaaattattccATTCGGAGTAGAGTCGAACTCTAGAGATTTTGGGTTTGCCAGTGATGTCACCTGCTGCTAGGCTGGATTTTCGGTGCCGCtgtttctcactttctttggtCGGGTTTCAGTGTTTCAGATCGCCGGTTCGATACGGCCCAGCGGCGGCCTCGCCGGCCGAGCATTTTAGCCTGAACGGAACTGGCCTTCGTAGCCATAGGGCGGAAGCGTTATGGACCGGGTCTAGACCGGTTCAGCAGTACCATTTTCTAAGCCCAGTCCGACCACAGGTGGAACCCACTACTGCTTCTTCATGGTGTCACTTTTTCAGCTTTGGTTAATGGCGATGTTTTTGGTTCTGGTTTTTATGGCAGGTTGAGAGCTTTGGGGAAACCGGGTTTGGTTTTTTGCAGAGACAGCAACAAAGCCGGGTTCTGCAAAACCGGGTGCTGCAAAGCAAGCTCTGTCCGTTCCATGGAACTGGCGGTTTCGCGGTAGCCGCCGGCCGTGGCGGTTTTGCGAGAGAGTGCTCGGGCACCGGCGTGTTTCTGCCGCGCATTGCCGCCGAGAAGCCTCCTGCCGCCGCCGCCTCTAGAAAGCGACAAAGTAAGAATGGCTAGCTGTCAATGTAACTGTTACAGTCTTCCCACGATTTCTTcctggtctctctctctctctatctcacgcgcgcgcgcgcgcccacacacacacaaattgcacatttataatttattgctATTTTGCTGTTGCCTGCTGTTCATCTTTACTGTTGTTCTGAAGAAATGCGTTACGGTAACATGCAGCTTACACTAATATTTGCAGTATTTCGTTGTTGATTTTACCTTTTATGGGATTTCTTTGGCCCCAGTGGGTTTGGCTCGTTTTGTTTCAGATCTTTTGAATCTAAATCTTAGCTCAATCAAAGTGCAGAAAAGGCAAGAGTAAAGCTCAGTGAACGTGTAATGTCCATGCATGCGCATTACTGTATTTTTTATGCAGAAACATTCAATATTAGAGCAAATCAGGCATTAAATATTAGAATGAAATTATGTTGCATTCACTAGTTGGTTGCAGCAAATTGGgctaaaaaaatcatgatttgGCTAGTGCAGAATGGATTTTGATTTCTAGTTCATATATACTGAAGTGTAGAATACAATTCCATGTTTTTTAGTTAACATGTTGATTTGAAATGTTTTATCATTTATGCACCCTGAACAATCAAATTAACAGTTTCACTCTTCATAATTTTGATTATAAGTTATGGGTCCATTTTCCCACCTTTTTCCCTTGCATGtttcccattctcactgaaaATTCATTGTTTTTGACCAAATCTTTTCCTCTGAACTCTGTTGAATTCATGATTTCCAATTCAAATTTCCATAAATTTTCAATGGGTTCGGATACCTTGGTTCTTGCATCAATTTATAGGTTGAAATTGTCATTGACGCCACTGGTTCTCTTGTGACCTATTTACTTGAGTTGGTGTAAGTCGATGTAATGAATCCTCTGCTTGTGAGTTGTAGGGGTCCACTGTGATGTATTGAAAGTATGGATAAGGCAGTGCATTATTTGTATGTTTACCAGTTTCAATGAATATGCCAAAACTACTTTGACTGTAGTGAATTTCCTTGTTAAACAAATTTTTCTATGTTGTTCAGCCCCTGCTTTGGTTTCCCTTTTGGATTAAGGTCATTTTATAGAATGCATTGCTTGGACAACAATAATGGAAACGTAGAATGCTCCATTTGGTTAAGAAGAGTGCTCCATTGATGAGTGACTACACATAAAAGAGTGAAGAGACAACTGGAGAACAGGGGTGGCCGGTGGTCGAGTGGGACAATAATTTGCTCCATTCTAAGCCCAAGTAACTGATTGTTGATCCTTTATTACCTTCCTTTGTAAATATCATTTGAGGCCACATTGTTGTGCTCCTTCGTTTCCTATTACTACACTGAATAAAAATAGTTGTAAATTATGTATCTTAACAACATTGCTACATTGTCAAAGGCGTAAGTGTTGCGCCTCAACTCTGAGGCGCAAGACATAGGCCTTTCTCTCCTGTGTgtcctttttgttgttttttgaagGATTTGTTAAATCTAACTAGTAATAGctgaaaaaattagaagaaatttgataaaataataaagcactcaattatttagttaaatagtGTTGGCTATTTGTTATTTATGAGTTCAAAGTTTGCATTTACCTctttatgtgtgtgtattgaataTAATGATGCaagtatttttatacaaatttttaaatgtgCGCCTCTCAACCAAAAGGCTCGTGCCTAGGCTCCCGTGGCGCCTAAATGCGCCTTGAGACTTTGACAACTGTGAGCATTACTGAGGAACAAGCAGGAGTTTGTCTCACTATGTGGGGTTAGCTACATTTGAGGCCACATTTTTGCGATCCGTGGATTCTTATTACCACAGAACATCACATATCAAAACCATTATCCTGTTACGTGTGGGTAGagtacatgaattctagcttgtcAGTTGTTTTTATCAATTCTGGTTACTGTATTGAAGAAAACAGGGGTAAAGTTTGTCGTCGTATGCAGGCCTATCTCACAATGCTCTGAGGAATCCTATTAAGGTGGTCGGCGTGGTGAAGCAAGGAGAGGGGTGCCAGCGCCAGCTGCCTCCGGATGTTGGGTTGCCTCAGGATTGGACTTATTGAGCTGCTGCTTCTTCTACTGCATGGCACTGTAAAGGTTTTCTCTACTTGTGGCATTGTCTTCAAAGATACATCTGAATAAAAGCTCCAAGCTAAGTAGTTTGCTGTAAATGGAAGAAAGAAGATAATAGAATCCAGGCAGGGCAGCATATTTAGTTGTCTGTTtccaacttttttttgtttttctttttttgggttttgTGGGTAATTTGTGGACTTGCTTGTAATATGATGAACAGAATAACCAAATATTTAGGGAGAGCCTCTTGTGTTTGACCTTTATTTTATCTGTTTGTTTGGATGTTTGATATATggcattgaattgaattgaaagcCCGGCTGGGCATGTCTTGATGTGCCACAAGAATACCTTAAAAAGAAGACTAACTTGTGGCATTTCCCCAAACGGGACAAAGCCCTTGAGGGGCTATTTAGTTgtgtaaaatgatttttaattttcttttttttttttttttttttaattttttccttttgtagaACTTTACTCTGTTCAAATGATTGAAGCAGGCCGTAGGTATTTTCTACATATCCATTTATGTCAGTGTTAGGTATAGGTATCATTTGTTGAAGATCTTTCAAGTTTTTCTTCAGAGTGCGACATGAGTTATTTTTAACACTGTAGTGCTTGATATTCAAGTATTGGGATGAGGCATTTTTTCTACCCCTCTTTACCCTAAAAATGTAGGATTCTCTGTATCGGCAGCCTTCTTTTGGCTAGTCTTGCTTCCTTCATCCCTCGAGGCTAACTATAAGAATATTGACCTATTGGGCATCGATTATCTTTTTCGGCTTGATCTTAACTCTTAAGTCATCTTTTGTGGATGAACTTTGCGAACTAACTCTTagattttttagagaaaaattagtttttaatgtagaaaataaaaatatatgttaaaaaaaatagagatgatttaaattattttgcaaAGTTTGTGTTAGAAATAAAAACGGAGATAATttgtgaaaatttttaaaaattgtattttctaaatctctaaattaataaagaaaatttaaaaaaatcattttagtaGTTTTCATTGTTtacttttgaaaattatgattttttaaatctttttttgtatttcatttttttatttaaagaaattttttaatttttcaatttctttttaaaaattaaaattatttttctaaaaaattagtGTAGTCTTTGTGCTCTTCGACTAGTAGGCCAGGTAGTACCCTTACCTTAGGATTAATAGAAGAGTCACTAGGAATGGCTTTTAGAAAGATTCTTTAGTGGGAAGATACCTTAATTTCCCTACCATGCCCAACAATTGATATGCTACAAGGGATGTGCCACATATCCCAATAATGCATTAGAACTATACACTCTTttacttaaagaaaaaaaaaataatttaatctttGGGCCACTTAGTACCCTTTACCTTAAGATTGGTAGAAGAGTCACTAGGAATGGCTTTTAAAAAGATTCTTTGGTGGGAAGGTATCTCAATTTCCATACTATGCTCCCAACAATTGATATGCTACAAGGGATGTACCACATATCTCATTAGAACTTATCTActcttttacttaatttttttttatatattttacttataacatgtaataatatatcaagtttttattttattatataaatacattttagtttgtaattatttttatttatgatattttaggATAAATTATGCTCGTCATTtctaaaatttgacaaaaaaacaaAGACACCTCTCTCTGACGTTTGAGAAATGATAGTGATATTTCATAATTTCACAACTGTAACTatacttttcttttattattgttaaaattattaatataataaaaataccttcacattttttcttctttttgctttattctccatatttatttaacaaattacTTAGAATCTAAgagtttattaatatatttctctttttctctagtTCTATAATGGTTTTGCCATTGTTGAACTGAAAATAAAGACTAATAGATGGTTAGATTTTGGTTAATTCGCCACataggaagaagaaatggagggGAACATAAAATGTGATTGTATTTTTGTTAAAGTTTTTAACATTCATGAAGTAAGATAAagggaaaaatatataaaaagtaactctagttattattatttatataagaaCTTGTTGTGGTACTCTtatcttattcttttctttaattATCTTTAAGTTTATATAACTAGTGAGGTGCTTcgtgttataataaaaaaatttaaattaacatctattaagtaatatttaaaagttacaatttactttttaattattgatcTAGTGGCAAAGTTGCCTGagaaatcaattattatttaggagtaatgattttaaattttattagtgtaattaatttttattttcaaccaatatgcataaaaaattaatttattaacaatATTTCATAACAcgaaaaagaatatttatttatataataataaagatatCTCATGAACTAGTTatcaattcttaattatttatcatagtgataagtgttttatttttttaatttgatcatcaTAGTTTTaaagagtaatgctatttaAGAGTGGGCATGGTATGGTCTGGATGATTTAGGAGGCATTTAATATGCCAAATCGCATATGT
The sequence above is a segment of the Diospyros lotus cultivar Yz01 chromosome 7, ASM1463336v1, whole genome shotgun sequence genome. Coding sequences within it:
- the LOC127806623 gene encoding uncharacterized protein LOC127806623 — protein: MADFPPNLDDGELWLPSDIFPEEAAFRRRLQPPPPPPPPPPLSNRPQHFAALSFLDPNRPAPTQNLVKHCPPPQCFRSPVRYGPAAASPAEHFSLNGTGLRSHRAEALWTGSRPVQQYHFLSPVRPQVESFGETGFGFLQRQQQSRVLQNRVLQSKLCPFHGTGGFAVAAGRGGFARECSGTGVFLPRIAAEKPPAAAASRKRQSLSHNALRNPIKVVGVVKQGEGCQRQLPPDVGLPQDWTY